From a single Salinirussus salinus genomic region:
- a CDS encoding enoyl-CoA hydratase/isomerase family protein: MTEYDYIRYEEEDGASVITFDRPETLNAFNTGLLSEVEAGIERAEESDGIRAIVLRGADGVFSAGNDFGEEHDLDGPAERLEAYTGDTQQRPGYIGHYEAIFQSPLPVIAAIEGYALAAACNVACLCDIAIAAEDAEFGYPDVRMGSLPGILVHPYVGVGIRHAKELLFSGQHIDAAEAERIDLINRAVPADDLWEEVMHQVDRIKLTPSSTVTLSKYMLNDAMRQMGYQAPDGRLDRYLWAFSSNTTVNKTFHQIQSEEGLEAAIEWMNNAEKR, from the coding sequence GTGACCGAATACGACTACATCAGGTACGAGGAAGAAGACGGCGCCTCAGTCATCACGTTCGACCGACCGGAGACCCTGAACGCATTCAATACGGGGCTGCTCAGCGAGGTCGAGGCCGGGATCGAACGGGCCGAAGAGAGCGATGGTATCCGGGCCATCGTTCTCCGGGGGGCGGACGGCGTCTTCTCGGCAGGCAATGACTTCGGCGAGGAGCACGACCTCGATGGACCCGCAGAGCGGTTGGAAGCCTATACGGGCGACACGCAACAACGGCCCGGGTATATCGGCCACTACGAAGCGATCTTCCAGTCTCCGCTCCCCGTCATCGCCGCTATCGAGGGCTACGCGCTGGCGGCGGCGTGTAACGTCGCGTGCCTCTGTGACATCGCCATCGCAGCGGAGGACGCGGAGTTCGGCTATCCCGACGTTCGCATGGGGTCGTTGCCCGGGATACTCGTTCACCCGTACGTCGGCGTCGGCATCAGACATGCCAAGGAACTGCTCTTCTCTGGCCAGCATATCGACGCTGCCGAGGCCGAGCGGATCGACCTCATCAACCGGGCCGTTCCCGCGGACGACCTCTGGGAGGAAGTCATGCACCAGGTCGACCGGATCAAACTGACGCCATCGTCGACCGTGACACTCTCGAAGTACATGCTCAACGACGCGATGCGTCAGATGGGATACCAGGCACCCGACGGGCGACTCGACAGGTATCTCTGGGCGTTCTCCTCCAACACCACGGTGAACAAGACGTTCCACCAGATACAGTCCGAAGAGGGGCTAGAGGCGGCGATCGAGTGGATGAACAACGCGGAGAAGAGGTGA